The following DNA comes from Candidatus Omnitrophota bacterium.
AGGGCGCATAGCTTTCGCCACAAGGCGTGGCGAACCCGCCATGAAGTGTGGCGGGCAGTTGGTTATACCCCATTAGGGCGCATAGCTCAGTTGGTTAGAGCGCTACGCTCACATCGTAGAGGTCAGAGGTTCGAATCCTCTTGCGCCCACCATTTGACGACACCAAGAGAGAAGGCATGAATTCATACTTACCCGTTCTAGTGGCCATTCAGGCCGTTGACAAGGATATCTACCGGATCCAGGCTGATCTCAGCAAGCAACCCGCGCGCCTCAGCCGTTTGGATGCCCAGGGGCAGCGCCTGAAAGATGAGTTACAGGCTGCAGGCGAAGAGCGCAAGCAACTTCTGCTCCAACAGAAGGAACAGGAGCTCCGGCTCGGGGAGCAAGAGCAAGCCATCCAGAAATATCAGGCTCAGCTTGTCCAGGTGAAGACCAACCGCGAGTATTCCTCGCTCAAAACTGAGATCGAGAATCACAAGGCGGACGGCTCCCTGATAGAGGAAGAAATCATCAGGACCATGGAGAAGGTCGAGGCGGCTGAGAGCCGGCTCCAAGCAGCCCAGATCCGCCACGATGAGGACCAGCAGAAGTTGGCTGAGGAACGCAAGGCAATTGAGACACAGAGTGCTGAAATTAAGTCCAAGCTCGAGAGTCTCCATGCGCAGCGGGATGAGCTTCTTCCCAAATGTGATAAGAAAGCCCTTGCTGTTTATGAGCGAATTCTGCGCTCAAAGGGAGGCACTGCAGTGGTGCCTGTCTCCGGGGGCAGCAGCTGCGGTTTTTGTTTTATGGGGATTCCTCCCCAACTGATCAATGATATCTCCTTGACTGACCGGCTTGTTGAGTGTGGGAGCTGCGGGTGTATCCTTTACCTTCAAGACGCTCTGAGTGAAGTCAGCCCTGATGCTGCATCCCAGTAAGGCCCACCGGATTTACGTGGATGGTGCTTGCCGGGGGAATCCCGGGGCTGCCGCCATCGGCGGCGTAATCCAAGACTCTGAAGGCAAAGTGCTCCACCGCTTTAAGAAATACCTCGGCCATAGCACCAACAATGTGGCGGAATACTCGGCTCTGATCTGGGCCCTGAAAAAAGCACACAGTCTAAAGCTCCAACGCGTACTGGTTTATACGGACAGCCAGTTGGTGGCCAAGCAAGTGCAGGGGGAATACCGGGTTAAGGACGAGAAACTGAAGGACCTGGTGATGGATGTGTGGGGTTTGGCCAAGTCCTTTGAGTCCTTTGCCGTTGTGCATGTGCCGCGTGCGCAGAACAAGGAGGCCGATCGCCTGGCCAATGAAGCCTTGGATGCGCGTCAGCGTTATAGTTTTTTCAAGAGTCGTGGGTGAGCAAACCGGGTGACCGCTCTCCGCCGCATGGCGTGGCGGGGAGAGGAAAGTCCGAACTCCACAGGGCAACCTAGCGGGTAATGCCCGTCCACCGTGAGGTGCGGATTCGAGCCACAGTGACGATGCCCCCAGCTTTGCACCGCTGACTCGGTTGGCGGAATGCTGCGGCGGGGGAGTGAAACGCGGCAATCTCTAGGTGGAGCAAGAGCAAATAGGGGAGGAGTCCACTGCCATGCGCAGCGGATACGTGTGCCCCTCACGTTAGAACTCCCGGGTCGCTCGCTTGAGGTGCTTGGCAACAGGCATCCCAGATAAATGGTCACCTCCCGTCACATACCGTTGCGGGAACAGAATTCGGCTTATAGGTTTGCTCGCTCACACTTCTTCTTCCTCAGACAGGTATTGGCGGAGTCTTTCCGCGATTCTCATTCTGCTGGCCCTGCTGTTCTCTTGTGCCCACTACTCCCGGTTTCCGCTTTTCCTGGATAGTTATTACCATATGGCCGTGGTGCGGGCCTTTGACACAGCCGGCGGCGTGCCTCTGTGGGGTTTCTGGGAATTTGCACCCGAAGGACGGCCGCATCTTTACCCTCCGTTGTTTCATTTGGGGGTCATTGCGCTGAACAAATCGGGGATTCCTCTGGTTGAGGTCTTCCGGATTTTAGGGGTTTTGAGTTTTCCTCTTCTCTTGTTTTGTTTGGCCTTTGTCTTGGAACACAGTTTGAGCCCGCGCCATGCCTTTTTCGGTATTCTCGTTTCCTCCGCACCCTATACTCTCTATTTGGTGTCTTCCTACACCTTGCCTTTCACCCTGGCAACAGCCTTTTGTTGGTTAAGTTATGCTGCTTTGCAGCGTCGCGGCTTCTTGGCTGCAGGGGCTTGGTTAAGTCTGGCTTGTTACACACACACCGGTGCGGCGGTGATGGGAGGGCTTGCTTTGCTGCTCTATGGCTTAATGAACTCAGAGATTCGCGCAGCAGCCTGGAAGTCGGTGTGCCTGGGGGCGCTCTTGGGCTTCCCTTGGTGGTCCTATGTCTTGCAGCACCATGACTCGCTGGAGCCGGTCCGGCGCATGGAGTCCTCTCTTATCGAATGGGTCCCCCTTTGTTTAATCTTGGGCGGGGCCGGTGTGTTATGGGGCATCAGGCAGAGAAGGGCCCGGAGCGCCTACTGGTTGTGTTGGCTTACGGCGCAGGGATTGTTTCTCGTCCACTACCCATACCGGTTTTGGTCGGCGCAGGGACTTCTGGCCTTGGCGATCCTGGGAGGGCTGGTTTTGGAGGCCTGGACTCGAAAATACGAGGGGAGTTGGGGAATCAAACAGGCACTCGGACTGTGGCTTATTCTTCAACTTTTTTGCCCGTCCTATCTCAACGGGTGGGGACTTTGCGAATCGAACCTGGGCGCTGCGATTGGCCTGAGCCGTTTGGAGCGCACCAATGACGTAAGTTTGTACAATAGAGATTTGGCAGATGCCTTGAGCCGGGCGGTTTTGCAGAATACCGGAGAAGGCGATTTGATTTGGTGTGATTCCGGCGCAGTGGCAGCTCTGTTGAGCGCGCTGACCGGCCGGGCCTCGAGCACGGGGATGTGGGAGGAGGTTCTGCCTGGGATGCCCCGGACCCCGATAGAGCGCTTGCAGCTCGCGCGATGCGCCCTTTTGCTCAAGGACGCTGGGCTCCCGGTCCCATTTGTCAACCGGGCTCAATGGAAACCCGTGGCGGAAACGGATCTCGCCACTGTCTGGATTCAGGATGAAGGAACCGTGGAGAATCCTCAGGGGCCCGTTATCCCGATTGCAGTATGTCTTGGCTTTTTGATTGGCCTGCTCGTGTTGACACGTTTTAAGTGCAACTGTAAACTTGGTTAACTTTGCGGCTTACCCATATCATTACCCATATGGAGCTCGGTGGAGCTCAACGAAGCACGCTGGATCTGCTGTCGAGCTTGGACCCTCGCGAATTTGAGCTCGAGCTGATCGCATCTCCGCAAGGCTTGCTCGCCGAGGAGGCATCCCAGATTCCCCATTTGCGTTTTGTCCCTGATCCGTCTCTTGTCCGGCAAATTCATCCTGTTAACGATGCCCGCGCCTTTCAGTCCCTAAGGCACCGTTTGCGCAGAACCCGTCCGCATTGTGTGCACACGCACAGTCCCAAGGCCGGAATTCTCGGCCGTTTTGCCGCAGCCGCGGCCGGTGTCCCGAACATTGTTCACACGGTGCATGGCTGGAGCTTCAACCGGTTTCAGCCTGCCCCCTTGCGCTCATTGTTTCTCAACCTGGAACGCCAAGCTGCCCGGGTGACAAACTCATTAGTCACCGTCTCCGAGGCAGACCAAACTCTGGGTCTGAATCAGGGAATCGGAAAGCGCCAACAGTATGAACTGATTCGATACGGCATTGATTTTGAACGTTTCTTTTCCCATCCAAACGGACAGGCCCGGGCAAAGGCTGCCCTGGGCTGGAGTCCGAAGAATTTGGTGGTGGGTGCGGTGAGTTGTCTTAAGGCTCAGAAGGCGCCCATGGATTTGGTGAGGGCCTTTGAGTTGATTGCCCGGGCTGTGCCTGAGGCGCGTTTTGTCTGGGCGGGGGACGGTGTCTTTCGCAAGAGAGTCGAGCGGGCGCTCTGGTTTAAGGGTCTCCATGAAAAGACGCGATTGTTGGGGTGGAGCCGGGATATCCCGGAGCTGCTTTGCGCGATGGATGTGTATGTTTTGGGAAGTCTGTGGGAGGGTTTTCCGGTTTCTGTGCTGGAGGCTATGCGTCAGGCAAAGGCCGTGGTGGTGAGCAACACGGGCGGAGTTTCCGAAGTGATTAAACACGGTGTGAATGGGTATCTGGTGGAACCGGGGGATTGGGGGGCTTTGGCCGGCTACACAATCCGTTTGCTGAAAGAGGAGTCCCTCAGACGCTCTTTTGAAGAAAAGGCCGCGCAGAGTGTTGACAGTGCCTATACGCAAGAGGCCTTTGTGTCCCGGACCGCAGAACTCTACCGCCGTGCAGGGGAGCCGGTTCCATGTATTTTGTAATCACTTTTCTTGTGACCTGTATTTTGGCATGGATTCTGACTCCTTCCCGGTCTTCAGAGTTTGCCGGAGTGCAGCGGCTTAGCGCAAGCCAGCGTCCTCCCCGGGCCGGAGGCTTTGCTGTGGCCATCCCCGTCGTTGCCCTGGGTTTTGCACAAGTGCTCGTTCATGCGGATGTTCCTGAGAAACTGGTGGCGCTCTGTGCCGGTGCTTTGGTGGTATGGTTCTTTGGGGTGATTGACGACGCGGTGCTTGAATTGCGGCCTTTGGGAAAGTTGTCAGGGCAGGCGCTGGGTGTAGCCGTCATGGTGTTTCTGGGTTTGCGTACTGAAATCTATTTTCTGCCGGCTTGGGTCAACATACTCCTGACAGTCATTTGGATGCTCGTCCTCACTAACTCCATCAACCTGCTGGACATTTTGGATGGTTTGGCTGTGGGTGTTGTGTTGCTCATCGCCTTAGGTTTTTGGTTCATTGCCTGGCAATCCGGAGCTGCGGCACTTGCGGTTTTTTCTGCAGGTCTTTCCGGGAGCTGTTTGGCGTTTTACCTGTTCAATCGCCGCCCTGCCCGGATCTATTTGGGAGATAATGGAAGCCAGCTCCTGGGCTTTTTCTTGGGGGGCTTGGCCTTGGCGAATAGCTATGCAACTGAAGCCAACGCTATTGCTCTTCTTACGCCGTTGGTTCTGCTGGCCATTCCTCTCTTTGACCTGCTGTTTGTCAGTTGGGTGCGATGGCGAAAAGGACAGTCTATTGTGCTCAAGAGTCCGGATCATCTGAGCTACCGTTTGGCCCATTTGTTTCGTGCCGAGGGAGGGGAGGTCAAGGTGATGCACTTACTCACCCTCGGTTTTGTTCTCATTGGTTTGGTGCTTCCCGTTGCGCCGGCTTTGATCTGCGGAATTCTGATTGGGATCGCCCTGGTTCTATTGGGAGCCATTGCTTGGGCGGCCTCAAGGATGGAGATTCATGATATTGCCCATTCAAACTGATATCGGTTGCGGTCCGCCGGTCACGATCCTGGGAGGAGGGATGGCCGGCTTGAGTGCCGCGTACCATATGAATGAACCTTATGTGCTGTACGAACGGGAAAAGGAATCCGGGGGCTTATGCCGGTCAGAGCAAGTCAACGGCTTTGTGTTTGATTTTGACGGGCATTTGCTGCACTTCCGAACCGATTACGCGAGGGACCTGGTCTTTGACCTGACCGAGGGAAAACTCTGCCATCATCGCAGGAGAGCTTGGGTTTATAGCCATGGGACTTTCTCTCGCTACCCTTTCCAAGCCAATGCCTATGGGTTGCCTGATAGGATCGTGGCGGACTGTCTGAGGGGGAGGGAGTTGGCGGCGCAGGCCAAACCTGATCTGGGGAAGGGATACTTTCTGGACTGGATTTACGACACTTTTGGTGTGGGGATTGCCGAGCACTTTATGATTCCTTACAACCGTAAATTTTGGAAGGTGCCCCTGAAGGATCTCAATTGTGAGTGGGTGGATCGATTCATTCCTGTACCGAGTTTGCAGGAGACTTTCGAGGGGGCCTATTCCGACTCGGATCGATCCTGGGGTTATAATTCGGAATTTTGGTATCCCTCTCACGGGGGTATTGCGGATTTGACAGGCCGTTTGGCGCAGCGGGTGGGATCGATTTACTGCAATCATGAGGTCATTGGTTTGGATCTGGCAAACCAGCGCGTGCGACTGTGCGCGGGGGGGCGCGAGTCCGAGGTGTCTTACGAGAACTTGGTCCTGACCTTGCCGCTTCCGGCCGTAAGGGATCTTTTGGGGGATTTGCCTCCGGAAGTGGATGCGGCTTTTGATAAGCTTCGCTACATCAGTGTCCTGAGTCTAAGTTTGGGGATTGCGCGGGAGAGTCTCTCCGACAAGCATTGGATTTATTACCCTGAGCCGGATCTCATTTTTCACCGTGTGGGGTTCCCGGGAAATTTCTCGCCGAACGTTCATCCGCCGGGGACCAGCTCGCTATATGCTGAAACTACGTATTTGCCGGAGCAAGGTTTGGATTTTGAAGCGGTGCGGAGCCGGATCCTTTCAGATCTCGCAAAGGTGGGGATCTTGGAGGACGGAGACCGTATTCTTGCGGAGAAGGCCTTTAATCTGCGCTTTGGGTATATAATCTATGATAGTTGCCGGCGCGAAGCTGTGGAGTGCATTCGCAAGTATTTGAGAGGGCGCGGAGTCCACTGTGCGGGCCGCTTCGGCCGGTGGGAATACATGTCCATGGAAGATACCTTGCTGGACGGGGCTAGAGTTGCCGAGGAAATCGGCGCGAGGAGAAGGGAGGTTCTAAGTGTTGCTGACTGAATCCAAATCCCCGGTGCTTGGACACACTTTTATCTCGGAGGACGGGATGCGCGAAACCGGCCCCCGCCCTGTGCGCCAGCTCCACTCCTTGATCAGTACGGGTATTCTTTTGGGCTTATTGTTCGCCGGCCGGCTATTGGTGGATTGGTTTCGCGGCGTCAGCATTTACGGTTCCCAGTTGGACCTAATGATTACTTGGGGCTCCCTGCCGGACCTTCTAAGCCCGTTGGCGGCAATTGGGCTGGTCTATGCGCTGACTCGAATCATCAGCGGGAACAAGGGCCTGGCCTCTTCCACGGCGGCTGTTTTTTGCGCCCTGCATCCCGGTACATTGGGCGTGGGGTATTGGGGGACTGGCTGGCCGGTTGCCAGCGTTCTGATCCTGCTTGCCTGTGTTTTCTGGATGACCTCCGGCACCCACCCGTACCGGAGTCTGTTGGCGGCCGGGGTTCTTTTTGCCGCCGGCACTTTTCAGCCCCAGGCGTGGAGCGCGGGTGCGGTTTTGGCAGTTGTGCTGGTGCTGGAGTCCATGTGGCGTTTTAGCCAGGGAGAGGCCTCACCCTATCGTTTGATGGCAGCACTGCTGATGGTCTTTTTGACCGGATACTGGATTTGGACGGCCCAGCCTACCTTATGGCTTTACAGTTCCGGGATGGCCTCTTTTGAAGAAGCAGCTTTGATCCAGCCCATGGGTTTGGTGGGCTTGGCTGGCCTTTGGGTCTTGATCGGGATCTATGTTTGGAATTCCGTGCGTACCAAGGGCCGGGAATTCGGCGGCCGGCTCGGCTTCCTTTTGACTTTGCAGGGTCTGGCTGCGGTGTGGGCAATCTGGAGTGGTTTTATCTCCCTGGCTTTGTGTATGACGCAGGTTGTGCTGTGGTTACTCTGTGCCTTGGCTGCCAAAGTGCTGTTTGCGCGTTCCGTGACTCTGCACCGGGGATACGGCTCCAAAGGCCGGAGGAGCCGGTACAGCGCAACCCACAATCGCCCAGTAGGGCAGCCAGAGCTCGGGAAAAGCAGCCCCGACATCGCCTAGGAAGTGCAAAGAACACGCCCAGATTCCCAGGGCCAGCCATTTGAGTTCGGGTTCCTTCCACAAATTGCGGGTTCTCCAGAAAATCATTCCCAGGATTGAAGTTCCCAAAAACAACCCGCCCATCCCCATTTCCACTCCCCATTGCAGGGGCCACGAATGAGCGAGACTGCTCGGCAGTGCATTGGGTTGGTAAAAAAGCGAGTAGGCTGCGCCCAAATTACCCAGCCCCCAACCGGTCCAAGGTTGACTCAGGATCATTTGCAGACAGATTCCCCACACGGCGATACGGCCTTGGAAGCTGTGTTCTGCGCCTGCAAAGTCGGACCAAGAGCCGTGGCGCAGGAGGAAAAGGAACAGGACAGAGAACGTGCCCAAGAACAGGGCCCAACGATAGAGGTTGCGCGAAGAAGTCATTTTCTGGTGCCGGTACAACACGAGAAATGCCGTTCCCAGACAGAGCCATGCCCCCAAGGATTGAGTGAGC
Coding sequences within:
- a CDS encoding ribonuclease HI family protein, which translates into the protein MLHPSKAHRIYVDGACRGNPGAAAIGGVIQDSEGKVLHRFKKYLGHSTNNVAEYSALIWALKKAHSLKLQRVLVYTDSQLVAKQVQGEYRVKDEKLKDLVMDVWGLAKSFESFAVVHVPRAQNKEADRLANEALDARQRYSFFKSRG
- a CDS encoding glycosyltransferase family 4 protein, coding for MELGGAQRSTLDLLSSLDPREFELELIASPQGLLAEEASQIPHLRFVPDPSLVRQIHPVNDARAFQSLRHRLRRTRPHCVHTHSPKAGILGRFAAAAAGVPNIVHTVHGWSFNRFQPAPLRSLFLNLERQAARVTNSLVTVSEADQTLGLNQGIGKRQQYELIRYGIDFERFFSHPNGQARAKAALGWSPKNLVVGAVSCLKAQKAPMDLVRAFELIARAVPEARFVWAGDGVFRKRVERALWFKGLHEKTRLLGWSRDIPELLCAMDVYVLGSLWEGFPVSVLEAMRQAKAVVVSNTGGVSEVIKHGVNGYLVEPGDWGALAGYTIRLLKEESLRRSFEEKAAQSVDSAYTQEAFVSRTAELYRRAGEPVPCIL
- a CDS encoding undecaprenyl/decaprenyl-phosphate alpha-N-acetylglucosaminyl 1-phosphate transferase; translation: MYFVITFLVTCILAWILTPSRSSEFAGVQRLSASQRPPRAGGFAVAIPVVALGFAQVLVHADVPEKLVALCAGALVVWFFGVIDDAVLELRPLGKLSGQALGVAVMVFLGLRTEIYFLPAWVNILLTVIWMLVLTNSINLLDILDGLAVGVVLLIALGFWFIAWQSGAAALAVFSAGLSGSCLAFYLFNRRPARIYLGDNGSQLLGFFLGGLALANSYATEANAIALLTPLVLLAIPLFDLLFVSWVRWRKGQSIVLKSPDHLSYRLAHLFRAEGGEVKVMHLLTLGFVLIGLVLPVAPALICGILIGIALVLLGAIAWAASRMEIHDIAHSN
- a CDS encoding FAD-dependent oxidoreductase, yielding MILPIQTDIGCGPPVTILGGGMAGLSAAYHMNEPYVLYEREKESGGLCRSEQVNGFVFDFDGHLLHFRTDYARDLVFDLTEGKLCHHRRRAWVYSHGTFSRYPFQANAYGLPDRIVADCLRGRELAAQAKPDLGKGYFLDWIYDTFGVGIAEHFMIPYNRKFWKVPLKDLNCEWVDRFIPVPSLQETFEGAYSDSDRSWGYNSEFWYPSHGGIADLTGRLAQRVGSIYCNHEVIGLDLANQRVRLCAGGRESEVSYENLVLTLPLPAVRDLLGDLPPEVDAAFDKLRYISVLSLSLGIARESLSDKHWIYYPEPDLIFHRVGFPGNFSPNVHPPGTSSLYAETTYLPEQGLDFEAVRSRILSDLAKVGILEDGDRILAEKAFNLRFGYIIYDSCRREAVECIRKYLRGRGVHCAGRFGRWEYMSMEDTLLDGARVAEEIGARRREVLSVAD
- a CDS encoding O-antigen ligase family protein, producing MPYVTMTTDTVLFALWSVLIALRPWLPGSLYTRLDSAYQLLLTLTTALILIRHWQRARNSLRGDPLLGLLLSALVLGLWAATRTHSVPAALWILHLILQACLIYAVARSCGDKLQKLVMAGTAWSSLGVSLLVLWQVCFGYTAAFEVALRLGIQDPGVLRFLGAHRAFGPFVSPNLAAGFLLLGCGVCFAHFRHWSARGLPLLALLLTQSLGAWLCLGTAFLVLYRHQKMTSSRNLYRWALFLGTFSVLFLFLLRHGSWSDFAGAEHSFQGRIAVWGICLQMILSQPWTGWGLGNLGAAYSLFYQPNALPSSLAHSWPLQWGVEMGMGGLFLGTSILGMIFWRTRNLWKEPELKWLALGIWACSLHFLGDVGAAFPELWLPYWAIVGCAVPAPPAFGAVSPVQSHGTRKQHFGSQGTE